DNA from Xanthomonas hyacinthi:
CCTGGAGAACATGGAGCTGGGCCACAACGTGATGCACGGCCAGTACGACTGGATGGGCGATGCGCAGCTCAACGGCAACACCTACGAGTGGGACATCGTCGCCACCGGCGACAACTGGCGCAAGACGCACAACTTCAAGCACCACACCTACACCAACGTGCGCGGCATGGACGATGACATCGGCTACGGCCTGCTGCGGATCTTCCCCGAGCAGCGCTGGCGCCCGTTCTACCTGGCGCAGCCGTTCATCGCGGTGCTGTTCGCGCTGCTGTTCGAATGGGGCGTGGCGATTCAGGAGCTGCGCCTGGGCCGCTGCTTCGCCGGCAAGATGAAGCGCGGTGAGCTGCGCCGCAGCTTCGCCCCGGTCGGACGCAAGATGGGCCGGCAGATCCTGAAGGACTACGTGCTGTTCCCGGCGCTGGCCGGCCCGTTCTTCCTGCCGGTGCTGCTGGGCAACCTGGCGGCCAACGTGCTGCGCAGCATCTGGACCTTCGTGATCATCTTCTGCGGCCACTTCACCGCCGATGCGGAGACGTTCCCGAAGGAGTCGATCAAGGGCGAGTCGCGCGGCCACTGGTACCTGCGCCAGCTGCGCGGTTCCTCCAACCTGGCCGGCGGCAAGCTGCTGAACGTGCTGTCGGGCAACCTGAGCCACCAGATCGAGCACCACTTCTACCCGGACATCCCGGCCAACCGCTACGCGGCGCTGGCGGTGGAAGTGAAGGCGATCTGCGC
Protein-coding regions in this window:
- a CDS encoding fatty acid desaturase family protein; translation: MAAPRNRALTPADLQAFGDELDALRVRTVATLGAADARYIRRIVAAVRYTGLAGRALLFLGAFVHSVLWPAWIAGVALLTLSKILENMELGHNVMHGQYDWMGDAQLNGNTYEWDIVATGDNWRKTHNFKHHTYTNVRGMDDDIGYGLLRIFPEQRWRPFYLAQPFIAVLFALLFEWGVAIQELRLGRCFAGKMKRGELRRSFAPVGRKMGRQILKDYVLFPALAGPFFLPVLLGNLAANVLRSIWTFVIIFCGHFTADAETFPKESIKGESRGHWYLRQLRGSSNLAGGKLLNVLSGNLSHQIEHHFYPDIPANRYAALAVEVKAICARYGQHYNTGSLPRQFGQVMWRIVRHAFPSRPRRTHGLQQATHSG